The Jatrophihabitans endophyticus genome includes the window TCGCGGTCTTGAGGATGCCGCCGCAGCCGACGCAGCGCGGGTCCGGGTCGCCGGCGGCGAGTCGGTCCAGCGCCTGCTGCGTCGTGGAGCCCGCCCCGCACTCGATGCACACGGCCTCGACCATGTTGCCGTGCAGCTCGAGCACCCGGTTCGACGGTGAGCCCGCCCGCTGATGCAGCCGGTCGACGTTCTGCGTGACGATCCACGTGTCGGGGCGGGCGGCGAGTGCCCGGTGGGCGACGTTGGGCTCGGCGTTCCAGGCCGGGTTGGCCTGCCGGGCCAGCCAGGACCGGCGCCGGATCTCGGGGTCGGCGACGTAGTAGTCGTAGGTCACGAGCAACTCGTTGTCGGGGTCTTCCCGCCACAGTCCTTGCGGCCCGCGGTAGTCGGGGATGCCGGAGTCGGTCGAGATACCGGCACCCGTGAGCACGGTCAGCGAAACGGCCACGCAGCCAGCCTACGAAGCGGTGGTGTAGGCAGGACCGATGATTCGCAACGTGGTGCTGGGCCGGGTACGCGACGACCTCGACGACGCGGGCCGACAGGCGCTGGACGAGGGGCTCGCCGGCATCGGCGGGCTCGTGCTGCCCGGCTTGATCGCCACCCGCCTCGGCTACGACCTCGCCCTGCGTGAGGGTGGCTGGAGCTTCGCCATCACCAACGACTGGGCCGACGCCGAGGCCTACCGCGCCTACGACGCCGACGCCGAGCACAACCGCTACCGGGCCGCGGTGGTTGCGGCCTGCGAGCAGGTGGCGCGCGTGCAGTTCGAGATCTGACCCGGACGCCGGCGGCGACCCCACGGGATCACGCCTCCTCGTCGACGCAGCGCGACGGCCGCGTGTCGTCGTGATCGACCGCCCGGTGCGGCGTGACGCCGTCGAACATCGCCGCGAGCAGCCCGCCGACGCCGTCGGCGATGCCGGCGACCGACACGACGGCCTGCGCCAGCACCGGGCCGGTGAGCGCGACCGGCGAGACCGTCTGCTGCACCACGACGATGTCGTCGATGAGCTGCACCGACGCGCTGAGCGCCCGGACGTTGATGTCGTTGAGCTCGGCGAGCAGGCCCGGTGACGGGGTGAGCTCGTAGGCCGCGTGCGCGAGCACCCGCACCATCGTCGGCGGCCCGTCGATCACCGACACCCAGCACGCGGCCGTGCCGTGCCGGAACGGGATGTCGCCGTCTCGGTCGACCTCGACCCGGCACACGCCCCACTCGCGCCGCAGCAGTTGCTCGACGTGCGATCGCACCCACATCAGCTCGGTCATGCCGTCTCCCCTCGACGACGACACCGTGCCAGCAGGGTCCGACAGTTTTCGATCGCAGGTGCGAGCCGGGCTCGAGGGGTGCCCGGCCCGGCGGGTCAGCCCGCCGACGAGTAGTGCGACGCGTCGCCCTTGCGCACGACCGACCGGGTGCCGTCGACCGCCACCGGCACCGGGCCGGCGAGCGTGATGCGGTGCAGCCGGCGGGGGCGGTCGTCGTAGTCGTCGACGGCGTAGTGCTGGGTGGCCATGTTGTCCCAGATGGCGACGTCGCCGTCGCTCCACGACCAGCGCACGGTGTTGTCCAGCCGCGTGACGTGCCGCTGCAGCAGGGCGAACAGGTCCTGCGAGTCCTGCGTCGACAGCCCGACGAAGCGGCGGATGAAGTGACCGAGCAGCAGCGTCCGATCGCCGGTCACGGGGTGCACGCGCACGGCGGGGTGCTCGGTCTCGAACTCGAGGTGCTCGAACTCCGCGCGGTAAGCCTGCTCCTGGACGTCGATGCCACCGATGCGCGTCTCATCGACCTCGGCGGCGTAGTCGTAGCGGTTCGAGTGGACCGCCCACAGCCGCTCGACGAGTGCCTGCAGCCCGGGGTGCAGCTGCTCGTAGGCGCGGGTGGTGTTCGCCCAGACGGTCGTGCCGCCGTACGGCGGCAGGGTGATCGCGCGGAGGATGCTCGCCGCCGGGATGCGGTCGACGAACGTGACGTCGGTGTGCCAGCTGTTGGCCTTGCTCTGGTCGGAGTCGATGGGCAGCACGGCGTCGCCGTCGCCGGCGACCGTCGGGTGCGGCTTGGTGACCTCGCCGAGCTGTACGGCGAAGGCGCGCTGGTCGGCGTCGGTGGCGTGGTGCTGGCCGGGCAGGAAGACCACCTTGTGGGCGGCGATCGCGGCCTTGATCTCGACGACCTGGCGTGGCTCGAGCGCGGCGCCCACGCGGACGCCCTCGATCGTGGCGCCCAGGTGGGCGCCCACCTTGCGCACGGTGATCGTGTCGTAGCCGGGCAGGTCGGCGGTGCGGAGGCCGTCGGTGCGGAGATCGTCGGTGGGGAGGTCGTCGGTGGGGAGGTCGTCGGTGGAGCGGTCGTCGGTGCGGTCGAGCTGTGTGGTCACGGGTCGTCCTTGTCGTCGGTGCGTCGCAGCACGTGAGGGAGCGGGGGCCGGTGTCGCGGCGAACGGCCTGCCTCGACGGGTCGCCCGGGGCGTCCGTCTCAGCGGCTGAACGCGTCCGAACATCGGTTGGCCTCGGCGTCGCCGTCGCGCACCGTGCCGATCTCGCGAGTGCGGGCGAACCGCCGGCGTCCGGTGAGCAGGGGTGCCGCGTCGCGCACGTGACCACCCCTTCCGACGCAGCCACGGGGCCGCATCCCACCTTGTCTATAGAACCGACAGTAAAAAAGTGTACGCGGCATGGGCCGATGCCGCCCCCCGCCCGCCGGCTCGGCCGTGGGAGTCAGTCGCGGGGGATCAGTGGCGGATCGAGGAAGCGCACGACACCGGCGTCGGCGTCGAGCTCGGCCGCGACGCCCAGCGGGAAGGCGCGGTTCGCGCCGCCGTGCCCGATGTCGGCGCCGGTGATCATGGGGACGCCGAGGGTGCC containing:
- a CDS encoding SIR2 family NAD-dependent protein deacylase is translated as MAVSLTVLTGAGISTDSGIPDYRGPQGLWREDPDNELLVTYDYYVADPEIRRRSWLARQANPAWNAEPNVAHRALAARPDTWIVTQNVDRLHQRAGSPSNRVLELHGNMVEAVCIECGAGSTTQQALDRLAAGDPDPRCVGCGGILKTATVMFGQLLDESVLVQASAAARAAEVFVAIGTSLQVHPAAGLVDLAARAGARIVIVNAEPTPYDDLADEVIREPIGEAVPALLSRL
- a CDS encoding antibiotic biosynthesis monooxygenase family protein, yielding MIRNVVLGRVRDDLDDAGRQALDEGLAGIGGLVLPGLIATRLGYDLALREGGWSFAITNDWADAEAYRAYDADAEHNRYRAAVVAACEQVARVQFEI
- a CDS encoding T3SS (YopN, CesT) and YbjN peptide-binding chaperone 1 — translated: MTELMWVRSHVEQLLRREWGVCRVEVDRDGDIPFRHGTAACWVSVIDGPPTMVRVLAHAAYELTPSPGLLAELNDINVRALSASVQLIDDIVVVQQTVSPVALTGPVLAQAVVSVAGIADGVGGLLAAMFDGVTPHRAVDHDDTRPSRCVDEEA
- a CDS encoding TauD/TfdA dioxygenase family protein, encoding MPGYDTITVRKVGAHLGATIEGVRVGAALEPRQVVEIKAAIAAHKVVFLPGQHHATDADQRAFAVQLGEVTKPHPTVAGDGDAVLPIDSDQSKANSWHTDVTFVDRIPAASILRAITLPPYGGTTVWANTTRAYEQLHPGLQALVERLWAVHSNRYDYAAEVDETRIGGIDVQEQAYRAEFEHLEFETEHPAVRVHPVTGDRTLLLGHFIRRFVGLSTQDSQDLFALLQRHVTRLDNTVRWSWSDGDVAIWDNMATQHYAVDDYDDRPRRLHRITLAGPVPVAVDGTRSVVRKGDASHYSSAG